The Pseudomonas sp. TH06 genome contains the following window.
ATGATCGAGGTTCCGGTAATCCCGGCCAGCGCCAGTTTGGCCTGGGTGTCTTCCTTGACCGGCGTGTCGCCGCCCAGCCGAATCCGCGCCAGCACCCGGCGGGGATCCTTGGGGTCGAGGCGCAGGCTGACCACGTCGCCGACCTTGATGCCGCTGTACTGCACCGGGCTGCCTTTGGACAGACCGCTGACCGCCTCGTTGAAGACGATTTCGTAATCCTTGAACTCGGTGTCGACGCTGGACTTGGCCAGCCACAGGCCGAAGAGCAGGGCGCCCGCCACGACAATAACCGAGAACAGGCCAATCAACACATGATGGGCTCGGGTTTCCATGTCAGACCTCGTTGAGCAATTTGGCGGCGTCCAGCGCCGAGCGGCCGCGCGGGCCGTGGAAGTATTCGTGAATCCACGCGTCATCCGTTTCCGAAACGACGTCGATGGGGCCGGCGACCAGCACTTTCTTCTGTGCCAGCACCGCCACGCGGTCGGTGATGGTGTAGAGCGTGTCGAGGTCGTGGGTCACCAGAAACACGCTTAGGCCCAGCGCATCGCGCAGAGTCAGGATCAGTTGATCGAACTGTGCCGCGCCAATCGGATCGAGGCCGGCGGTCGGTTCATCGAGAAACAGGATGTCCGGGTCCAGCGCCAGCGCCCGGGCCAGCGCCGCACGCTTGATCATGCCGCCGGACAGCGACGCCGGGTACTTGTCCGCCGCCGACAGCGGCAGCCCGGCCAGCGCCAGTTTGACTGCCGCCAGATGTTCGGCGTCCTCGCGGCTGAGGCCGGCGTGTTCGATGAGGGGCAGGGCGACGTTCTCGGTGACGGTCAGCGACGAGAACAACGCGCCTTTCTGGAACAGCACGCCAAAGCGCCGTTCGACCAGCGAACGCTCATGCTCGGACAGGCTCGGCAGGTT
Protein-coding sequences here:
- a CDS encoding ABC transporter ATP-binding protein, translated to MSRLPRAPSEAVIEVRGLCNRFGSQSVHENLDLDLYKGEILAVVGGSGSGKSVLLRSIVGLRRPSEGVVKVFGQNLPSLSEHERSLVERRFGVLFQKGALFSSLTVTENVALPLIEHAGLSREDAEHLAAVKLALAGLPLSAADKYPASLSGGMIKRAALARALALDPDILFLDEPTAGLDPIGAAQFDQLILTLRDALGLSVFLVTHDLDTLYTITDRVAVLAQKKVLVAGPIDVVSETDDAWIHEYFHGPRGRSALDAAKLLNEV